The following proteins are co-located in the Pelecanus crispus isolate bPelCri1 chromosome 5, bPelCri1.pri, whole genome shotgun sequence genome:
- the ORMDL1 gene encoding ORM1-like protein 1, which produces MNVGVAHSEVNPNTRVMNSRGMWLTYALGVGMLHIVLLSIPFFSVPVAWTLTNVIHNLGMYVFLHAVKGTPFETPDQGKARLLTHWEQLDYGVQFTSSRKFFTISPIILYFLASFYTKYDPTHFILNTTSLLTVLIPKLPQLHGVRIFGINKY; this is translated from the exons ATGAACGTAGGAGTTGCCCACAGCGAGGTAAATCCAAACACGCGGGTGATGAACAGTCGTGGAATGTGGCTGACGTACGCGCTCGGAGTTGGCATGCTGCACATTGTCTTGCTCAGCATTCCTTTCTTTAGCGTCCCTGTCGCCTGGACTTTAACAAATGTGATTCACAACCTG ggAATGTATGTGTTTTTGCATGCAGTAAAGGGAACTCCTTTTGAAACACCTGATCAGGGGAAAGCTAGGCTACTAACACACTGGGAACAACTGGATTATGGAGTACAATTTACATCTTCAAGAAAATTCTTCACAATCTCTCCTATAATTCT GTACTTCCTGGCGAGTTTCTACACAAAGTATGATCCAACACACTTCATTCTCAACACAACCTCTCTCCTGACTGTGCTTATCCCCAAGCTGCCACAGTTGCATGGCGTTCGAATCTTTGGCATCAATAAATACTAA
- the OSGEPL1 gene encoding tRNA N6-adenosine threonylcarbamoyltransferase, mitochondrial isoform X2 translates to MTPVLPWWTTPATFWEKHCAVRRKSIYSGIIPVVAQQLHRENIEQVVKEALSVSGVSVHELAAIATTVKPGLALSLEVGLQYSLNLVNRYQKPFIPIHHMEAHALTIRLTHHVEFPFLVLLLSGGHCILAVAQGVSDFLLLGQSIDIAPGDMLDKVARRLSLRKHPECHSMAGGKAIEHLAQTGNRQQHTFRLPMQQYRNCDFSFSGLQNIVNRAIIQKEKEEGIQEGEILSCVKDIAAAVQHAVAVHIIQRTYRAMLFCIKNSILSSKNATLVVSGGVASNQYIRKGLQTLADANDFAFLCPPPRLCTDNGVMIAWNGMERLRAGLGVLHSTEGIRYEPKAPLGIDISKRVEEDSIKVPKLKKKIRWLAS, encoded by the exons ATGACACCGGTGCTGCCGTGGTGGACGACGCCGGCAACATTCTGGGAGAAGCACTGCGCTGTCAGAAGGAAGTCCATTTACA GTGGAATAATTCCTGTGGTAGCACAGCAACTTCACAGAGAAAACATCGAGCAAGTAGTAAAAGAAGCACTTAGTGTCAGTGGAGTTTCTGTACATGAACTTGCAGCTATTGCAACTACGGTAAAACCAGGACTTGCGCTAAGCCTTGAAGTGGGGCTGCAGTACAGCCTGAACTTGGTGAACAGGTACCAGAAGCCGTTCATACCCATTCATCACATGGAGGCTCACGCACTGACCATCCGACTGACACATCACGTGGAATTTCCCTTCTTAGTTCTTTTACTCTCGGGAGGCCACTGCATCTTGGCAGTAGCACAAGGAGTTTCAGATTTCCTTCTGCTCGGACAGTCCATAGATATAGCACCAGGTGACATGCTGGATAAG GTAGCAAGAAGACTCTCTTTAAGAAAGCACCCAGAGTGCCACAGCATGGCTGGGGGGAAGGCGATAGAGCACTTGGCTCAAACTGGAAACCGGCAACAGCACACGTTCAGACTTCCCATGCAACAATACCGtaactgtgatttttctttttctggactTCAGAACATTGTCAATAGAGCCattatacaaaaagaaaaagaagaag GTATTCAAGAAGGTGAGATCCTATCCTGTGTTAAGgatattgctgctgctgtacaGCATGCAGTGGCTGTTCATATTATCCAGCGGACATATCGAGCCATGCTGTTCTGCATAAAAAATAGCATATTATCATCAAAAAATGCAACTTTG GTTGTATCAGGAGGAGTTGCAAGTAATCAGTATATCCGAAAAGGTCTACAGACTTTGGCAGATGcaaatgattttgcttttctgtgtcctCCTCCAAGACTGTGCACTGATAATGGTGTTATGATTGCATG GAATGGCATGGAAAGGTTACGTGCAGGACTTGGTGTTTTACATAGTACCGAAGGCATCCGCTATGAACCGAA aGCTCCCCTTGGAATTGATATTTCAAAAAGAGTTGAAGAAGATTCCATCAAGGTgccaaaactaaaaaagaagATACGATGGTTGGCATCTTAA
- the OSGEPL1 gene encoding tRNA N6-adenosine threonylcarbamoyltransferase, mitochondrial isoform X1, with translation MNSITKSLLKSVKHGRAAWLRSSSAHAGKQHLRKLVLGIETSCDDTGAAVVDDAGNILGEALRCQKEVHLQAGGIIPVVAQQLHRENIEQVVKEALSVSGVSVHELAAIATTVKPGLALSLEVGLQYSLNLVNRYQKPFIPIHHMEAHALTIRLTHHVEFPFLVLLLSGGHCILAVAQGVSDFLLLGQSIDIAPGDMLDKVARRLSLRKHPECHSMAGGKAIEHLAQTGNRQQHTFRLPMQQYRNCDFSFSGLQNIVNRAIIQKEKEEGIQEGEILSCVKDIAAAVQHAVAVHIIQRTYRAMLFCIKNSILSSKNATLVVSGGVASNQYIRKGLQTLADANDFAFLCPPPRLCTDNGVMIAWNGMERLRAGLGVLHSTEGIRYEPKAPLGIDISKRVEEDSIKVPKLKKKIRWLAS, from the exons ATGAACAGCATCACCAAAAGCCTTTTGAAATCAGTTAAACACGGCCGAGCTGCGTGGCTGAGAAGCAGCTCTGCTCACGCTGGAAAACAGCATCTTCGGAAACTAGTCTTGGGAATAGAGACGAGCTGTGATGACACCGGTGCTGCCGTGGTGGACGACGCCGGCAACATTCTGGGAGAAGCACTGCGCTGTCAGAAGGAAGTCCATTTACA GGCAGGTGGAATAATTCCTGTGGTAGCACAGCAACTTCACAGAGAAAACATCGAGCAAGTAGTAAAAGAAGCACTTAGTGTCAGTGGAGTTTCTGTACATGAACTTGCAGCTATTGCAACTACGGTAAAACCAGGACTTGCGCTAAGCCTTGAAGTGGGGCTGCAGTACAGCCTGAACTTGGTGAACAGGTACCAGAAGCCGTTCATACCCATTCATCACATGGAGGCTCACGCACTGACCATCCGACTGACACATCACGTGGAATTTCCCTTCTTAGTTCTTTTACTCTCGGGAGGCCACTGCATCTTGGCAGTAGCACAAGGAGTTTCAGATTTCCTTCTGCTCGGACAGTCCATAGATATAGCACCAGGTGACATGCTGGATAAG GTAGCAAGAAGACTCTCTTTAAGAAAGCACCCAGAGTGCCACAGCATGGCTGGGGGGAAGGCGATAGAGCACTTGGCTCAAACTGGAAACCGGCAACAGCACACGTTCAGACTTCCCATGCAACAATACCGtaactgtgatttttctttttctggactTCAGAACATTGTCAATAGAGCCattatacaaaaagaaaaagaagaag GTATTCAAGAAGGTGAGATCCTATCCTGTGTTAAGgatattgctgctgctgtacaGCATGCAGTGGCTGTTCATATTATCCAGCGGACATATCGAGCCATGCTGTTCTGCATAAAAAATAGCATATTATCATCAAAAAATGCAACTTTG GTTGTATCAGGAGGAGTTGCAAGTAATCAGTATATCCGAAAAGGTCTACAGACTTTGGCAGATGcaaatgattttgcttttctgtgtcctCCTCCAAGACTGTGCACTGATAATGGTGTTATGATTGCATG GAATGGCATGGAAAGGTTACGTGCAGGACTTGGTGTTTTACATAGTACCGAAGGCATCCGCTATGAACCGAA aGCTCCCCTTGGAATTGATATTTCAAAAAGAGTTGAAGAAGATTCCATCAAGGTgccaaaactaaaaaagaagATACGATGGTTGGCATCTTAA